From Paenibacillus graminis:
TGCGCCCCGCTGCTCATCTGCAGGCGGAGCCGGGCAAGCACATTGTACAGCCCGATCTCCTCACGCTCCGTTCTGCCGCTCTCTGCCAATCCGGCCATGATGGCCTCCAGCCGTTCAGGCGCAATGCCTTTGCCGTTGTCCTTGACGGCAAGCAATAACCGTCCTTGGCCATCCAGCGCACACCTGATGGAAATAACTCCACCCTGAATACCGTCCGCGAAGCCGTGCTTGAAGATATTTTCCACGATAGGCTGCAGAATCATCTTGGGCACCACCACATTCAGGGCCTCCTCCTCCGCATCGACATCAAGGTGCAGATTCTCTTCACCGAACCGCTCCGTCTGGAGGATGACATAGTTCTGCACATGCTCGATTTCATCGCGGAGCGGCACCTGTGTGCGTTCAGTATTCATCGAATAACGCATCATGCTGCCAAGTGAATAGATGAGATCATACACCTTGGGCGCATTGTACCGTAAGGACAAGCTGGCGATGGACTGCAGGGCATTATACAGGAAATGCGGATTGACCTGTGCCTGCAGCGCCTTCAGCTGGTTGGTTTTATTCGCCAGGTCCAGCTTATACTCATTGAGGATCAAATCGTTGATCGTCCGGGTCATTCCCGTGATCTTGCGCGTCAGCAGGCCGAATTCATCCTCCCGTTCCACATCCATATGCGCATCCAGCTGTCCGATCTGCACCTTCTGGGTGAAGGAGATCAGCTTCTTGATCGGTCTGGTGAAGCCAATAGAGATAAGCACGGCGGTGATTCCGCCCACGAGCAGAAACAATATACCAATACCGGCATTGAAGCGGGTGATGACCCGGGCATCTCCATACAGATCTTCATAGGGAACCAGCTTAATAATGCTGCCTTTGAACAGCGGGTCCTCAATATGCCGGTACATGACAATCCCCTTGAATCCGTCCTTTTTCCAGGTAAAATGACCGCTGCCGCTGTTCCCGGGAAGCTGGCTCCAGCCCGCTTTGACCGGCTTAGCGATCCAGTCAGGATCAGAAGCAAACAGTGCTTGCCCCTGATCATTTAGCACATAAAGGCGTTCCGTATCGGAATTGTACATGGATTTGACGATCCCCTCCAGCTCTGCAAGGCGATAGTCAATCGACAGGTCGGCCAGAACGTCGGAGCTCGGGGTTTTGTAAATTGGAAAATGGGCCGTAAATACCGGCTCAATCCCCGGCCTCAAATTAGGAAAACCGGACTTTATCCCATACTGATGTTCTATATGGGTGACCTCGATGTAGGGGCGGTACGTCCCTTCAAGGTGCTCATCCAAAGCATAGTTGGTGTTGGCCTCCCGGCGGAAATACCCTCCCCGCAGCAGATTGGACTGCTGCGCTGCCCGCACATACAGATGAATCTGAAAAGTGTTCCGGTCCGAGAGAAACAGGTTCGAGAGCTGGGTGGAGATCACAGCCCGTGTATCAGGGACTCCAGAGCCGGGCGGAACATCCTGCCGGCTTTTGGAGGTGAGCAGAGTGGTATAAAAAGAGCTGGGCACATTGATTCCGCTGTACAGCGACATCGCCCGCTGGTTCATGCCGCTGAAGTAGCTGCTCAGTTTGGCTTCCCCGAGCGTCAGCAGTTTCGTATTCTGCTTCACGGACTGCTCCGTGACCGATTCCTTGGTATAGAGATAAGAGAACGTAACTGAAATCGCTGATGGAATCACAGAGGCCAGCAGCACAAGCGCCATCAGCCGGGTCCGTATGCTGTTTTTGAACATGCTTTGTCCTCCTGTAGGTTTTGCGGAAGGTTGCTTCTTCCGTATACTACTGTGCCGAATATCCCTGCGCAAGCATCCCTGCAATATAATCCACTTT
This genomic window contains:
- a CDS encoding sensor histidine kinase, with the protein product MFKNSIRTRLMALVLLASVIPSAISVTFSYLYTKESVTEQSVKQNTKLLTLGEAKLSSYFSGMNQRAMSLYSGINVPSSFYTTLLTSKSRQDVPPGSGVPDTRAVISTQLSNLFLSDRNTFQIHLYVRAAQQSNLLRGGYFRREANTNYALDEHLEGTYRPYIEVTHIEHQYGIKSGFPNLRPGIEPVFTAHFPIYKTPSSDVLADLSIDYRLAELEGIVKSMYNSDTERLYVLNDQGQALFASDPDWIAKPVKAGWSQLPGNSGSGHFTWKKDGFKGIVMYRHIEDPLFKGSIIKLVPYEDLYGDARVITRFNAGIGILFLLVGGITAVLISIGFTRPIKKLISFTQKVQIGQLDAHMDVEREDEFGLLTRKITGMTRTINDLILNEYKLDLANKTNQLKALQAQVNPHFLYNALQSIASLSLRYNAPKVYDLIYSLGSMMRYSMNTERTQVPLRDEIEHVQNYVILQTERFGEENLHLDVDAEEEALNVVVPKMILQPIVENIFKHGFADGIQGGVISIRCALDGQGRLLLAVKDNGKGIAPERLEAIMAGLAESGRTEREEIGLYNVLARLRLQMSSGAQLILSGNGDSGVTVTLLIPLDNL